A DNA window from Chitinibacter fontanus contains the following coding sequences:
- the trpS gene encoding tryptophan--tRNA ligase, producing MSHHPTQTVVVTGDRTTGPLHLGHFAGSLQTRLQLQQEHSPFILLADTQALSDHQGDYRKVRQAVIDVALDYLAVGIDPKKSTILIQSMVPELAELSFYMMNLVSVARLERNPTVKTELRHKGQDRDVAAGFLTYPVSQAADITALRGTLIPVGADQLPMIEQTNEIVRRFNRMVGENILNECEALLSDTTRLPGIDGKGKMSRAAGNHISLSASSDEITAAVNKMYTDANHITIGTPGQVEGNAVFSFLDAFDSDSIKVAELKAQYQHGGLGDSVIKARLNDVLQALIGPIRERRAEFAKQPDEVLSMLLCGSAKARQTAVLTLHKVKTAMGMYYF from the coding sequence ATGTCTCACCATCCAACTCAAACTGTTGTCGTTACCGGTGATCGCACGACTGGGCCTTTGCATCTTGGTCATTTTGCTGGCTCGCTGCAAACTCGTTTACAACTGCAACAAGAGCACAGCCCATTTATCCTACTCGCCGATACCCAAGCCTTATCTGATCACCAAGGTGATTACCGCAAGGTGCGCCAAGCAGTAATCGATGTAGCTCTCGACTACCTTGCTGTCGGCATCGACCCGAAAAAATCCACTATTTTGATTCAGTCTATGGTGCCAGAGCTGGCAGAGCTATCGTTTTACATGATGAATCTAGTCAGTGTTGCGCGTTTGGAACGTAATCCCACTGTCAAGACTGAATTGCGCCACAAAGGGCAGGATCGCGACGTCGCCGCGGGCTTTTTAACTTACCCGGTGAGCCAAGCAGCCGACATTACCGCCCTGCGTGGCACTTTGATTCCCGTGGGCGCTGATCAACTACCGATGATTGAGCAAACCAATGAAATCGTTCGCCGCTTTAACCGCATGGTTGGGGAAAACATTCTAAACGAGTGCGAAGCCCTGTTGTCCGACACCACGCGCCTCCCCGGGATTGATGGCAAAGGTAAAATGAGCCGCGCTGCGGGCAATCACATCTCCCTTTCGGCCAGCAGTGATGAGATCACCGCCGCCGTGAATAAAATGTACACCGATGCCAATCACATCACGATCGGCACGCCGGGGCAGGTGGAAGGCAATGCGGTGTTTAGCTTTTTGGATGCTTTCGATAGCGACAGCATCAAAGTTGCCGAGCTGAAAGCACAATACCAACACGGTGGCCTTGGTGATAGTGTGATCAAAGCTCGCCTCAATGATGTTTTACAAGCATTGATCGGGCCGATTCGTGAGCGCCGTGCCGAGTTTGCCAAGCAACCCGATGAAGTACTATCAATGCTGCTGTGTGGCTCAGCAAAAGCGCGCCAAACTGCGGTGCTGACTTTGCATAAAGTGAAAACCGCTATGGGGATGTACTACTTCTAA
- a CDS encoding DinB family protein, which translates to MPATLFRTLFEHKAWANQDLLTQLITHQQPDHAKSWRLATRLMNHLNIVDQIFIAHLTGKTHSFTATNTPETPDLLELQSRTMQTDQQLISLVSTQPATFFEQRIEFVFTDGKHGSMTAAEILMHLITHGSYHRGQIGRVIYDSNAKISPDILTGFLHRNRELN; encoded by the coding sequence ATGCCTGCCACACTCTTTCGCACCTTGTTTGAACACAAAGCCTGGGCTAACCAAGACCTGCTCACTCAATTGATCACGCATCAACAGCCTGATCATGCCAAGAGTTGGCGCTTGGCAACGCGCTTGATGAACCACCTCAATATCGTGGATCAGATATTTATTGCCCATCTTACGGGTAAAACGCACAGTTTTACGGCAACCAATACTCCAGAAACACCAGATTTGCTGGAGTTGCAATCACGCACGATGCAAACCGATCAGCAATTGATTAGCTTGGTCAGCACTCAGCCTGCGACTTTTTTTGAGCAAAGGATTGAGTTTGTCTTTACCGATGGCAAACACGGCAGTATGACCGCAGCGGAAATACTGATGCATTTAATCACGCACGGCAGCTATCACCGCGGTCAAATTGGACGTGTTATTTACGACAGCAATGCAAAAATCTCGCCCGATATTTTGACTGGATTTTTGCATCGCAATCGCGAATTAAACTAA
- a CDS encoding NADP-dependent malic enzyme produces the protein MDEELRKKALEYHRFPKPGKIQVVPTKGLASQRDLALAYSPGVAAACDAIVADPSEARNLTSRGNLVAVISNGTAVLGLGDIGPLASKPVMEGKGVLFKKFAGIDVFDIEIEQKDPDRLIEIIAALEPTFGGINLEDIKAPECFYVERKLRERMKIPVFHDDQHGTAIIVGAAVKNALSLIGKQLNQVKLVASGAGAAAIACLDLLVSLGVQREHIIVCDSKGVIHTERGPLDETKQRYARDTELRTLSQALVGADIFLGLSGQGLVTGEMLKSMAPNPLVLALANPNPEITPPEAQAARADAIICTGRSDYPNQVNNVLCFPFMFRGALDVGATTINEAMKHAAVNAIAELAHAEQSDVVADAYGGQELSFGPEYLIPKPFDPRLIIKIAPAVAKAAMDSGVATRPIEDFAAYIDELTQFVYKTNLFMRPVFAAAKKAQKRVVFCEGEDERVLHAVQEILDMQLCQPILVGRPAVLQARIDKLGLRIRPGIDFEVCNPENDPRYREYWQLYYSIMMRKGVSENLAKAEVRRKTTLIGALMVKRGEADAMICGTYGLYHHHHHHLMNVLGQKAGTTVTAAMNILLLQTGNMFICDTYVNQDPTAEQLADMTLMAADAVRKFGIVPKVALLSHSSFGSYDTPSARKMQETLELVTQRAPELEIDGEMHGDAALSSTIRQQVFPHSRLKGEANILMMPNLDAANISFNLLKTTSVDGVTIGPILLGLAKPAHILTPTASVRRIINMAALAAVEAATQQSGEAHE, from the coding sequence ATGGACGAAGAATTACGCAAAAAAGCACTGGAATATCATCGTTTTCCCAAACCTGGCAAAATCCAAGTCGTCCCGACCAAGGGACTAGCCAGCCAGCGTGATCTGGCCCTAGCCTATTCGCCAGGCGTCGCGGCCGCCTGTGATGCCATCGTTGCTGACCCCTCTGAGGCTCGCAATCTCACTTCACGCGGTAATTTAGTCGCAGTCATCTCCAACGGCACTGCCGTGCTTGGCCTTGGGGATATTGGCCCACTGGCCAGCAAACCAGTCATGGAAGGCAAAGGTGTTTTATTTAAAAAGTTTGCCGGCATTGATGTATTTGACATCGAAATCGAGCAAAAAGACCCCGATAGACTGATTGAAATCATCGCGGCGCTCGAGCCGACCTTTGGCGGCATTAATCTCGAAGACATCAAAGCGCCCGAGTGTTTTTATGTTGAGCGCAAACTGCGTGAACGGATGAAAATTCCGGTGTTTCATGATGATCAGCACGGCACCGCGATTATTGTTGGCGCGGCAGTAAAAAATGCGCTTAGCCTGATCGGCAAACAGCTCAATCAGGTTAAGCTAGTCGCCTCTGGTGCGGGAGCAGCAGCGATTGCGTGTCTGGATTTACTGGTGTCGTTGGGCGTACAGCGTGAGCATATTATTGTTTGCGACTCCAAAGGTGTCATCCACACTGAGCGTGGGCCGCTGGATGAAACCAAGCAGCGCTATGCGCGTGATACCGAGTTGCGCACCTTGAGCCAGGCCTTGGTTGGCGCCGATATTTTCCTCGGGCTTTCTGGTCAAGGCTTGGTGACGGGCGAAATGCTCAAAAGCATGGCTCCTAATCCATTGGTGTTAGCATTGGCCAATCCCAACCCCGAAATCACCCCGCCCGAAGCACAAGCAGCACGCGCTGACGCAATTATTTGTACCGGACGCTCGGATTATCCCAATCAAGTCAACAATGTGCTGTGCTTCCCGTTTATGTTCCGTGGCGCACTCGATGTAGGTGCAACGACGATTAATGAGGCAATGAAGCACGCAGCCGTCAACGCGATTGCCGAGTTGGCCCATGCCGAGCAATCGGATGTGGTCGCTGATGCCTATGGTGGGCAAGAGCTCTCATTTGGCCCCGAATACCTGATTCCAAAGCCGTTCGATCCGCGCCTGATCATCAAAATTGCGCCCGCGGTGGCTAAAGCGGCGATGGACAGCGGCGTGGCAACGCGGCCGATTGAAGACTTTGCAGCTTATATCGATGAGCTAACGCAGTTCGTCTATAAAACCAATCTATTCATGCGCCCAGTGTTTGCTGCTGCCAAGAAAGCGCAAAAGCGCGTAGTGTTCTGCGAGGGTGAAGACGAGCGTGTATTGCATGCAGTGCAGGAAATACTCGATATGCAGTTGTGTCAGCCAATCCTGGTCGGCCGCCCCGCAGTGCTGCAAGCTCGTATCGATAAACTAGGGCTACGCATCCGCCCCGGCATCGATTTTGAGGTTTGCAACCCGGAAAACGATCCGCGCTATCGCGAATACTGGCAGCTCTACTACAGCATCATGATGCGCAAAGGCGTATCAGAAAACCTCGCCAAGGCTGAAGTGCGGCGCAAAACCACATTGATTGGCGCGCTGATGGTCAAGCGCGGTGAAGCCGATGCGATGATTTGCGGCACTTACGGGCTATATCACCACCACCATCACCATCTAATGAATGTGTTGGGGCAAAAAGCTGGCACGACGGTGACTGCAGCAATGAATATCTTGCTGCTGCAAACCGGCAATATGTTTATTTGCGACACCTACGTCAACCAAGATCCAACTGCCGAGCAATTAGCTGATATGACACTGATGGCGGCCGATGCGGTGCGCAAATTTGGCATCGTCCCCAAAGTCGCGCTACTTAGCCATTCGAGCTTTGGCAGCTATGACACACCGTCAGCCCGAAAAATGCAAGAAACGCTTGAATTGGTCACCCAGCGCGCGCCCGAGCTGGAAATCGATGGCGAAATGCATGGCGATGCAGCGCTTTCCAGCACCATTCGCCAGCAGGTTTTCCCGCATTCGCGCCTCAAAGGTGAAGCCAATATCCTGATGATGCCTAATCTAGATGCCGCCAATATCTCATTTAATTTGCTGAAAACGACTTCGGTAGACGGTGTCACCATCGGGCCTATCTTGCTGGGTTTGGCCAAACCGGCGCATATTCTGACACCAACGGCGTCGGTGCGGCGTATCATTAATATGGCGGCACTAGCAGCAGTTGAAGCGGCCACCCAACAATCAGGAGAAGCGCATGAGTGA
- a CDS encoding PhaM family polyhydroxyalkanoate granule multifunctional regulatory protein encodes MSEFNPADPFAFFSQMMKPGSNPFLPPLSEEEIDRKIVECRTVEQWLSLQVGMLQMTIKTLEMQKAGLAAFKQGLEPKSSENP; translated from the coding sequence ATGAGTGAATTTAACCCCGCCGACCCCTTCGCTTTTTTTAGCCAAATGATGAAGCCAGGTAGCAACCCTTTTCTACCGCCCTTGTCTGAAGAAGAAATCGACCGCAAAATTGTCGAATGTCGCACCGTCGAGCAATGGCTTAGCCTGCAAGTGGGCATGCTGCAGATGACAATTAAAACTCTGGAAATGCAAAAAGCCGGTTTGGCCGCATTCAAGCAAGGCTTAGAGCCAAAATCATCGGAAAACCCGTAA
- the mltA gene encoding murein transglycosylase A, which yields MKFRNTLTLTASVLAVFLSACTSTQPFKSNTQLSTPAKPKSNKASEVIPLRYQERTWHELPAWQADQLTQGWASWLKGCAKPRAAWATICAEAKSVANNTAAIRRFIETKLSPYQLINPDGNELGLITGYYEPVYPGSLTRTTTANQPVYAPPKDMITVALDEVYPELKGKRLRGRIVGNKLVPYPDRAQIVAKGIDAPVLAWLTDPVHVQFLQIQGSGRVQLTNGQQLRLGYADQNGRPYKPVGRWLVEQGLMDASDVSMQSIIAWAKANPARIDELLNSNPSYVFFRTLPTSEDGPIGSLGVPLSAGYSIAVDPNTIPLGSLAFIATTRPDNAGGIHRMVAAQDTGGAIRGSVRADFFWGTGDAAGELAGKMKQDGRLWLLWPKGMPLPN from the coding sequence ATGAAATTTCGCAACACGCTTACCCTAACGGCCAGTGTTCTGGCCGTTTTTTTATCAGCATGTACGAGCACACAACCCTTTAAAAGCAATACCCAACTCAGTACACCTGCCAAGCCTAAATCAAATAAGGCTTCTGAGGTCATACCCCTTCGCTACCAAGAAAGAACATGGCATGAATTGCCAGCCTGGCAAGCCGATCAGCTAACACAAGGCTGGGCGAGCTGGCTCAAAGGTTGCGCTAAGCCTCGCGCAGCCTGGGCCACAATTTGTGCTGAAGCAAAATCGGTTGCTAATAATACAGCCGCTATTCGCCGCTTTATCGAAACCAAACTAAGCCCTTATCAATTAATTAATCCCGATGGTAATGAGCTTGGATTGATTACTGGCTATTACGAGCCTGTTTACCCCGGCAGCTTAACGCGCACCACCACCGCCAATCAGCCCGTTTATGCCCCACCAAAAGACATGATCACCGTGGCCTTGGACGAAGTTTATCCTGAGCTCAAAGGCAAGCGACTGCGCGGGCGGATCGTCGGCAACAAACTCGTCCCCTACCCTGATCGCGCACAAATCGTCGCCAAAGGCATTGATGCGCCAGTGCTGGCCTGGCTGACCGACCCAGTGCATGTGCAATTTTTACAAATCCAAGGTTCTGGCCGCGTACAGCTCACGAATGGTCAGCAGTTGCGACTAGGCTACGCAGATCAAAATGGCCGCCCTTACAAACCGGTAGGTCGCTGGCTGGTTGAACAAGGCTTGATGGATGCCAGCGATGTATCGATGCAGTCTATTATCGCTTGGGCCAAAGCCAATCCGGCCCGAATTGATGAGTTGCTCAACAGCAACCCTAGCTATGTGTTCTTCCGCACGTTACCGACCAGTGAAGATGGGCCAATTGGCAGTTTAGGCGTACCACTGAGCGCGGGTTATAGTATTGCAGTCGACCCCAATACCATCCCATTGGGCAGCTTGGCATTTATTGCCACCACACGCCCCGATAATGCGGGCGGCATTCATCGTATGGTGGCTGCGCAAGATACCGGCGGCGCAATTCGTGGCTCGGTACGAGCAGATTTTTTCTGGGGTACAGGCGACGCGGCAGGTGAGCTGGCAGGAAAAATGAAGCAAGATGGCCGATTGTGGCTGCTGTGGCCAAAAGGTATGCCACTTCCAAACTAG
- a CDS encoding dihydrofolate reductase, which produces MELAIISAVASNGVIGIENRLPWRLPEDLQYFKRLTMGSPMLMGRKTFESLPGLLPGRRHLVVSRNANWQASGAEVFPSIEDAIAACQGLDKLFVIGGGEIYRQAFAFADTLYLTEVNLAPEGDAFFPEFDRTLWQETQREAHRSDKGIEYAFVTYQRKS; this is translated from the coding sequence ATGGAGCTTGCTATTATTTCTGCCGTTGCTAGCAATGGCGTGATTGGTATTGAAAATCGCCTGCCGTGGCGGCTGCCTGAGGATTTACAATATTTTAAGCGGCTGACAATGGGTAGCCCAATGCTGATGGGGCGTAAAACATTTGAGTCTTTGCCCGGATTACTGCCCGGTCGCCGTCATTTGGTGGTGAGCCGCAATGCCAACTGGCAAGCCAGCGGCGCCGAAGTATTTCCAAGTATTGAGGACGCTATTGCTGCGTGCCAAGGCCTGGATAAATTGTTTGTAATTGGCGGGGGAGAAATCTACCGTCAGGCATTTGCCTTTGCTGATACGCTCTACCTTACCGAAGTAAATCTTGCCCCTGAAGGTGATGCATTTTTCCCTGAGTTTGACCGCACACTGTGGCAAGAAACGCAGCGTGAGGCGCATCGCTCAGACAAAGGAATTGAATACGCTTTTGTAACTTATCAGAGAAAATCTTAA
- a CDS encoding murein hydrolase activator EnvC family protein, producing the protein MIPSTLGWFKRCVVLCLLAVLSACGTTSGGGAGGEVPAGFYRVKAGDTLYRIAKNHNQTVASLKSWNKLASNDIEVGQLLRVMPVSTATGKPASGPTPSTPVNTATPQPRSSIALIWPHSGPILGKYAPPRNKGIDISGKEGDPVLAAADGKVVYAGDGIRAYGHMVIVRHSGDYLTTYAHNQQLLVAEGAQVKQGQAIAKMGKTGTDTVKLHFEVRYKGQPVNPIGPLPDR; encoded by the coding sequence TTGATTCCGTCCACATTAGGCTGGTTTAAGCGTTGTGTAGTACTGTGCCTGCTTGCCGTATTGAGTGCCTGCGGGACAACCTCGGGTGGTGGCGCTGGGGGCGAAGTGCCAGCCGGATTTTATCGGGTTAAAGCTGGCGATACGCTGTATCGGATTGCAAAAAATCATAATCAGACCGTGGCCAGCCTTAAAAGCTGGAACAAGTTGGCGAGTAATGATATCGAGGTTGGGCAGTTATTGCGGGTTATGCCTGTAAGTACGGCAACGGGTAAACCTGCAAGCGGCCCAACACCATCGACGCCGGTAAATACGGCCACGCCACAGCCACGTAGCAGTATTGCGCTCATTTGGCCACATAGTGGCCCGATACTTGGCAAATATGCGCCGCCACGTAATAAAGGGATTGATATCTCAGGTAAAGAGGGTGATCCGGTGCTGGCGGCGGCTGATGGCAAAGTAGTTTATGCCGGGGATGGAATTCGCGCGTATGGTCACATGGTGATTGTGCGTCATAGCGGCGATTATTTGACTACCTATGCGCATAATCAGCAATTGCTGGTTGCCGAGGGTGCCCAAGTCAAGCAAGGGCAAGCGATCGCCAAAATGGGAAAAACGGGAACTGATACGGTGAAATTGCACTTTGAGGTACGCTACAAAGGGCAACCGGTTAATCCGATTGGTCCGCTGCCGGATCGCTAG
- a CDS encoding DUF1415 domain-containing protein yields the protein MSDEKIIEQTQHWLEQAVIGLNLCPFAKSVYVKNQIRFVVSHAKHLDGFLDDLDRELDYLAQIPAEEIDTTLLIHPTLFPDFEVFNDFLTIADEVVAEHELEGVLQIANFHPDFQFADTQVGDISNYTNRSPYPTLHLIREDSIAKAVAAFPNPEAIFERNIATLQKLGLAGWIALGLQESNAGKIA from the coding sequence ATGAGCGACGAGAAAATCATCGAACAAACGCAGCATTGGCTAGAGCAGGCTGTTATTGGCCTTAATTTGTGCCCATTTGCGAAATCGGTGTATGTCAAAAACCAGATTCGGTTTGTCGTATCCCATGCAAAACATCTGGATGGTTTTTTGGATGATTTGGATCGAGAACTCGATTATTTGGCCCAAATACCCGCTGAAGAAATCGACACCACCCTGTTGATACACCCGACCTTATTCCCAGATTTTGAAGTCTTTAATGATTTTTTGACTATTGCGGATGAGGTGGTTGCCGAGCATGAGCTGGAGGGGGTTTTGCAAATTGCCAATTTTCACCCCGATTTTCAGTTTGCCGATACACAAGTAGGCGATATCAGTAATTACACAAATCGCTCGCCCTATCCAACTTTGCATTTAATTCGTGAGGATAGTATCGCCAAAGCAGTTGCTGCATTTCCAAATCCGGAAGCCATTTTCGAGCGCAATATAGCAACATTGCAAAAGCTAGGCTTGGCAGGTTGGATTGCTCTAGGCTTGCAAGAGTCAAATGCGGGGAAAATAGCTTGA
- a CDS encoding GAF domain-containing protein: MQAPAKPSNEELRIETLRQFLILDTPPEERFDNLTRAAAAFFRVQIAVVSLVDVNRQWFKSACGLDAKETPRDVSFCGHAILQDDVMVVPNTLLDERFIDNPLVTGEPKIRFYAGAPLKARNGVNVGTLCLIDREAKNLSPADLDMLKDMAKVVVQELEKTPSIRNSL; this comes from the coding sequence ATGCAAGCACCTGCCAAACCCAGCAATGAAGAATTGCGTATTGAAACGCTGCGTCAGTTTTTGATTTTAGATACCCCGCCGGAAGAGCGGTTTGATAATCTCACTCGGGCAGCGGCAGCGTTTTTTCGCGTGCAAATCGCAGTAGTCAGTTTGGTCGATGTTAATCGGCAATGGTTTAAATCAGCCTGTGGGCTCGACGCCAAAGAAACACCACGCGATGTGTCTTTCTGTGGCCATGCCATTTTGCAAGATGATGTGATGGTAGTACCTAACACTTTGCTGGATGAACGATTTATCGATAATCCGCTGGTTACAGGTGAACCCAAAATCAGGTTTTATGCCGGGGCGCCACTAAAAGCACGCAATGGGGTTAATGTGGGCACCTTATGCCTCATCGATCGAGAGGCCAAAAACTTGAGCCCAGCGGATCTTGATATGCTCAAAGACATGGCCAAGGTGGTGGTGCAGGAGTTGGAAAAAACGCCGTCAATTCGCAATAGTCTGTGA